In Halostella salina, a single window of DNA contains:
- a CDS encoding aminotransferase class I/II-fold pyridoxal phosphate-dependent enzyme → MEIAEFGLERWFAEHEHEADIMLAESGIRSLDADRFDTDPGELGYVIPTNGDPDLRAEVADRYGRDADEVLFTCGAQEANFLAFLSLLDEGDHAVVVTPTYQALHSVPEALCDVTRVPLSPPDWELDPDAVADAIRPETEVVVVNNPNNPTGRYHPEATVRALYDIAADADAYLLCDEVYRQLAEDPLPPVASMGPRGISTSSVTKAHGLAGLRFGWAVLPEELVETAWNWKDYTTISPSTFGQHVARQALGEQESEILRENRDHAARNRERVAAFADDYGLDWHDPVGVNGFLTTPDGFDDARDFCTAVVETESVVLAPGDLFGYPDRFRIGFGLPADELDEGLDRVGRCIARHA, encoded by the coding sequence ATGGAGATCGCGGAGTTCGGACTGGAGCGCTGGTTCGCGGAGCACGAACACGAGGCCGACATCATGCTCGCCGAGAGCGGGATCCGCAGTCTCGACGCCGACCGGTTCGACACCGACCCGGGGGAACTTGGCTACGTCATCCCCACGAACGGCGACCCCGACCTCCGGGCGGAGGTGGCCGACCGCTACGGCAGAGACGCCGACGAGGTGCTGTTCACCTGCGGCGCGCAGGAGGCGAACTTCCTCGCATTCCTCTCGCTGCTCGACGAGGGCGACCACGCCGTCGTCGTCACGCCGACGTATCAGGCGCTCCACAGCGTCCCCGAGGCGCTCTGTGACGTGACGCGCGTCCCGCTGTCGCCGCCGGACTGGGAACTCGATCCGGACGCCGTGGCCGACGCCATCCGGCCCGAGACCGAGGTGGTCGTCGTCAACAACCCGAACAACCCGACGGGGCGCTACCACCCCGAGGCGACGGTCCGGGCGCTGTACGACATCGCGGCCGACGCGGACGCGTATCTGCTCTGCGACGAGGTGTACCGGCAGCTGGCCGAGGATCCGCTCCCGCCCGTCGCCAGCATGGGGCCGCGGGGGATCAGCACGTCGAGCGTGACGAAGGCCCACGGGCTCGCCGGCCTTCGCTTTGGCTGGGCGGTGCTGCCCGAGGAACTGGTCGAAACGGCGTGGAACTGGAAGGATTACACCACCATCTCGCCCTCCACGTTCGGCCAGCACGTCGCCCGACAGGCGCTCGGCGAGCAGGAATCGGAGATCCTCCGCGAGAACCGCGACCACGCCGCGCGGAACCGGGAGCGGGTCGCGGCGTTCGCCGACGACTACGGCCTCGACTGGCACGACCCCGTCGGCGTCAACGGGTTCCTGACGACCCCCGACGGGTTCGACGACGCCCGGGACTTCTGTACCGCAGTCGTCGAGACGGAGAGCGTCGTGCTCGCGCCCGGCGACCTGTTCGGTTACCCCGACCGCTTCCGGATCGGGTTCGGACTGCCGGCGGACGAACTTGACGAGGGACTCGACCGCGTCGGCCGGTGTATCGCCCGGCACGCGTAA
- a CDS encoding aldehyde dehydrogenase family protein, with protein MVAVDTDSVEEPDIDELDIAPDDGWNALYVDGEWAPAGDRDVIEVENPATRSTLTTVPSATEADVDDAYEVAAEAQAAWADRPPQERAGIVNRVVSLIDEYADDLATLFAVECGGVGLKAGFETELAQGTIEVGAGLAMRRTGRHQESVTPGKENIVVREPAGVVGVITPWNFPLYLTSRVVAPAIALGNSVVLKPDENTPITGGLALAALFEEAGLPDGVFNVVPGYGHTIGDHFSGHPVPSVMSFTGSSEVGRGVGQRAIGEYTEPALELGGNNAHIVLSDADLERAVDAGAFGSFTHQGQECISINRHLVHESLYDDYVAGLADRAEQLPIGDPLEEGNIVGPVINESQRDKIVGFVEESVAQGATVEAGGDHDGLFVEPTVLSGVTNDMPTACNEHFGPVAPVIPFESDAEAVELANDTEYGLSGSVHSSDVSRARDVADDLETGMVHINDQPLNDEPHVPFGGVGASGIGRYNDEQILETLTELKWISVQREPREYPY; from the coding sequence ATGGTAGCAGTTGATACCGACTCCGTCGAGGAGCCGGATATCGACGAGTTGGACATCGCCCCGGACGACGGGTGGAACGCGCTGTACGTCGACGGCGAGTGGGCACCAGCCGGCGACCGGGACGTGATCGAGGTCGAGAACCCCGCAACGCGGTCGACCCTGACGACGGTTCCGTCGGCGACCGAGGCCGACGTGGACGACGCCTACGAGGTCGCGGCCGAGGCCCAGGCGGCGTGGGCCGACCGCCCGCCACAGGAGCGTGCGGGGATCGTGAACCGGGTCGTGAGTCTGATCGACGAGTACGCCGACGACCTCGCGACGCTGTTCGCCGTCGAGTGTGGCGGCGTCGGCCTGAAGGCCGGCTTCGAGACCGAACTCGCACAGGGGACGATCGAGGTCGGTGCCGGCCTGGCGATGCGCCGGACCGGCCGCCACCAGGAGTCGGTGACGCCGGGCAAGGAGAACATCGTCGTGCGGGAGCCGGCGGGCGTCGTCGGCGTCATCACGCCGTGGAACTTCCCGCTGTATCTCACCAGCCGGGTCGTCGCACCCGCCATCGCGCTCGGCAACAGCGTGGTGCTCAAGCCCGACGAGAACACGCCGATAACGGGCGGGCTGGCGCTCGCGGCGCTGTTCGAGGAGGCCGGCCTCCCCGACGGCGTGTTCAACGTCGTCCCCGGCTACGGGCACACGATCGGCGACCACTTCTCGGGCCACCCCGTCCCGTCGGTGATGTCCTTCACCGGCTCCTCGGAGGTCGGCCGCGGCGTCGGCCAGCGTGCGATCGGGGAGTACACCGAACCGGCGCTCGAACTCGGCGGGAACAACGCCCACATCGTGCTGTCCGACGCGGACCTCGAACGGGCGGTCGACGCGGGCGCGTTCGGCTCCTTTACCCACCAGGGCCAGGAGTGCATCTCGATCAACCGCCACCTCGTCCACGAGTCGCTGTACGACGACTACGTCGCGGGGCTGGCCGACCGCGCCGAGCAGCTACCGATCGGCGACCCGCTGGAGGAGGGGAACATCGTCGGACCGGTGATCAACGAGTCCCAGCGCGACAAGATCGTCGGCTTCGTCGAGGAGTCGGTCGCGCAGGGCGCGACGGTCGAGGCGGGGGGCGACCACGACGGCCTGTTCGTCGAGCCGACGGTGCTCTCCGGCGTCACGAACGACATGCCGACGGCCTGCAACGAGCACTTCGGGCCGGTCGCGCCTGTCATCCCCTTCGAGAGCGACGCGGAGGCCGTCGAACTCGCCAACGACACCGAGTACGGGCTCTCCGGCTCGGTCCACTCGTCGGACGTGTCCCGGGCCCGGGACGTGGCCGACGACCTGGAGACCGGCATGGTCCACATCAACGACCAGCCGCTGAACGACGAGCCACACGTCCCCTTCGGCGGCGTCGGTGCATCGGGGATCGGCCGGTACAACGACGAGCAGATCCTGGAGACGCTGACAGAACTCAAGTGGATCTCCGTGCAGCGCGAGCCGCGGGAGTACCCGTACTGA
- a CDS encoding 4-vinyl reductase: protein MVFGRSISGVSDTIKRFVGVDTDDGDDGVDEVPTVADRTGFEGNLDGSEVIGRSPMSYVAASESVTDFMGKQTKSKLANYGIEELDPDEWYPLKVPLAMLYDMRDDYGESSMQNMGRHIPEHVEFPPDIEGVEEALRSVDQAYQHNHRGIDIGSYEFEKVSENEGKMVCENPYPCEFDQGLLRGVAEQFTDSFVDVEEVGDECRAEGGQRCTYRVTWT, encoded by the coding sequence ATGGTGTTCGGGCGTTCGATATCCGGAGTCAGTGACACGATCAAACGGTTCGTCGGGGTCGACACCGACGACGGCGACGACGGCGTCGACGAGGTACCGACGGTGGCCGACCGGACCGGGTTCGAGGGCAACCTCGACGGGTCGGAGGTCATCGGGCGGAGTCCGATGTCGTACGTGGCGGCGAGCGAGTCCGTCACCGACTTCATGGGCAAGCAGACCAAGTCGAAGCTGGCGAACTACGGCATCGAGGAACTCGACCCTGACGAGTGGTATCCGCTGAAGGTGCCGCTCGCGATGCTGTACGACATGCGGGACGACTACGGGGAGAGCAGTATGCAGAACATGGGGCGACATATCCCCGAACACGTCGAGTTCCCCCCGGACATCGAGGGCGTCGAGGAGGCGCTGCGCTCGGTCGACCAGGCGTACCAGCACAATCACCGGGGAATCGACATCGGGTCCTACGAGTTCGAGAAAGTGAGCGAAAACGAGGGGAAGATGGTGTGTGAGAACCCGTACCCCTGCGAGTTCGACCAGGGGCTGCTCCGGGGCGTCGCCGAGCAGTTCACCGACAGCTTCGTCGACGTGGAGGAAGTCGGCGACGAATGCCGGGCCGAGGGCGGCCAGCGCTGTACGTACCGCGTCACGTGGACCTGA
- a CDS encoding translation initiation factor IF-5A: MAKEQKEVRDLQEGNYVMIEDAACKINSYSTAKPGKHGSAKARIEAEGVFDGKKRSLSQPVDAKVWVPIVERKQGQVVSVESDTVAQVMDLETYETITISTPEDADLSPDDDIEYLEMDDQRKIV; the protein is encoded by the coding sequence ATGGCGAAAGAGCAGAAGGAAGTCCGCGACCTTCAGGAAGGGAACTACGTGATGATCGAGGACGCCGCGTGCAAGATCAACTCCTACAGCACGGCCAAGCCGGGCAAGCACGGCAGCGCCAAGGCCCGCATCGAGGCCGAGGGCGTCTTCGACGGCAAGAAGCGCTCGCTCTCCCAGCCGGTCGACGCGAAGGTGTGGGTCCCGATCGTCGAGCGCAAGCAGGGCCAGGTCGTCAGCGTGGAGTCCGACACCGTCGCGCAGGTGATGGACCTGGAGACGTACGAGACGATCACCATCTCCACGCCGGAGGACGCCGACCTGTCGCCCGACGACGACATCGAGTACCTGGAGATGGACGACCAGCGAAAGATCGTATGA
- the speB gene encoding agmatinase yields MFPGAAADRDEASYVVVGAPLDISTTFQPGARFGPDRVRRFAETYDDFDRRTDTRFSELSVHDHGDVRAWDDAAEYLEYLEGVLTDVVWDDAVPLTIGGEHTVSVAGVRAVDPDAVVVLDAHLDLREDYDGNELSHATATRHALDVADEAVILGVRTGSEAEWERAARDDVTVVPPEDVAGWSPDFDEESVYLSVDIDGADPGFAPGTGTMEPFGMTPREMRDAVRAVAPRADGFDVVEVNDRDDGQAAALAGKLLREFVREHAR; encoded by the coding sequence ATGTTCCCCGGGGCCGCCGCCGACCGCGACGAGGCGTCGTACGTGGTCGTCGGGGCTCCGCTGGACATCTCGACGACGTTCCAGCCCGGCGCGCGGTTCGGTCCGGACCGCGTCCGGCGCTTCGCCGAAACGTACGACGACTTCGACCGTCGAACCGACACCCGCTTTTCCGAACTCTCCGTGCACGACCACGGCGACGTGCGCGCCTGGGACGACGCCGCCGAGTACCTGGAGTACCTCGAGGGCGTGCTGACGGACGTGGTGTGGGACGACGCCGTCCCGCTGACCATCGGCGGCGAGCACACCGTCTCGGTGGCCGGCGTCCGCGCCGTCGACCCGGACGCCGTCGTCGTGCTCGACGCCCACCTCGACCTGCGAGAGGACTACGACGGCAACGAACTGAGCCACGCCACCGCCACCCGCCACGCGCTAGACGTGGCCGACGAGGCCGTGATCCTCGGCGTGCGCACCGGCAGCGAGGCCGAGTGGGAGCGCGCCGCCCGCGACGACGTGACCGTGGTGCCGCCCGAGGACGTGGCGGGGTGGTCGCCCGACTTCGACGAGGAGTCGGTGTACCTGAGCGTCGATATCGACGGCGCGGACCCCGGGTTCGCGCCCGGCACCGGCACGATGGAGCCGTTCGGCATGACCCCCCGCGAGATGCGCGACGCGGTCCGGGCGGTCGCACCCCGCGCGGACGGGTTCGATGTGGTCGAGGTCAACGACCGCGACGACGGCCAGGCGGCGGCGCTCGCGGGCAAACTCCTCCGCGAGTTCGTCCGCGAACACGCCCGGTAG
- a CDS encoding Nif3-like dinuclear metal center hexameric protein produces the protein MDLTAFVDRFDEELRVDDYADVDAAANGLQVGPDEGTVEHAAFAVDAAVETIDAAADAGADVLVTHHGVSWGGFDRVTGRTYDRVAPLIERDLPLYAVHLPLDGHEEWGNAAGVADLLGLTERERFGEIGPEYVGLRGHAPEPFAAADLRRQLDEALDTGGRDVQLLDFGPDEIEDVAVLTGSGTDWIGEADRKGVDALITGEGKQKAYHEAREAGITVVLAGHYATETFGVRTLRDVAADWGLETTYVDHPTGL, from the coding sequence ATGGATCTCACCGCGTTCGTCGACCGGTTCGACGAGGAGCTGCGCGTCGACGACTACGCCGACGTGGACGCCGCCGCGAACGGTCTCCAGGTCGGTCCCGACGAGGGAACGGTCGAGCACGCCGCCTTCGCCGTCGACGCCGCCGTCGAGACCATCGACGCCGCGGCCGACGCCGGCGCGGACGTGCTGGTGACCCACCACGGCGTCTCGTGGGGGGGCTTCGACCGCGTCACCGGCCGGACGTACGACCGGGTCGCGCCCCTGATCGAGCGCGACCTCCCGCTGTACGCGGTCCACCTGCCGCTGGACGGCCACGAGGAGTGGGGCAACGCCGCCGGGGTTGCCGACCTGCTCGGCCTGACCGAGCGCGAACGGTTCGGCGAGATCGGCCCGGAGTACGTCGGGCTGCGTGGGCACGCGCCGGAGCCGTTCGCCGCAGCGGATCTCCGTCGGCAGCTGGACGAGGCGCTCGACACCGGCGGGCGGGACGTGCAGCTTCTCGACTTCGGCCCCGACGAGATCGAGGACGTGGCGGTCCTCACGGGGAGCGGGACGGACTGGATCGGCGAGGCCGACCGGAAGGGCGTCGACGCGCTGATCACCGGCGAGGGCAAGCAGAAGGCCTACCACGAGGCCCGCGAGGCGGGGATCACGGTCGTCCTCGCCGGGCACTACGCGACGGAGACGTTCGGCGTCCGGACGCTCCGGGACGTGGCCGCCGACTGGGGGCTGGAGACGACGTACGTCGACCACCCGACGGGGCTGTAG
- a CDS encoding deoxyhypusine synthase, with the protein MTEDHDEPEREEFAHDPVAHAEARAGMTVDDLVAEYGSAGIGATALHEAVDVYAEMLGNDDVTNFFGLAGAMVPAGMRRIVADLIRDGHIDALVTTGANLTHDAIEAIGGKHHHGRDEQPDKSMRDHDEQLRDEEVDRIYNVYLPQEHFALFEDHLRSRVFPECEGTVSIQELTAELGRANAEVNDAEGIEEGAGIAAAAYENDVPIYCPAVQDSVLGLQAWMYSQTSEFSLDALADMTPLTDLAFDAERAGAMVVGGGVPKNFVLQTMLVAPSAYDFAVQLTMDPPNTGGLSGATLDEARSWGKIEKAGRNASVYADATITLPLVVAAARERIGE; encoded by the coding sequence ATGACAGAGGACCACGACGAGCCGGAGCGCGAGGAGTTCGCGCACGACCCGGTCGCACACGCCGAGGCGCGGGCGGGGATGACGGTCGACGACCTCGTCGCGGAGTACGGAAGCGCCGGCATCGGCGCGACGGCGCTCCACGAGGCCGTCGACGTGTACGCCGAGATGCTCGGGAACGACGACGTGACCAACTTCTTCGGGCTGGCCGGGGCGATGGTCCCGGCTGGGATGCGCCGGATCGTCGCGGACCTGATCCGGGACGGCCACATCGACGCGCTGGTGACGACCGGCGCGAACCTCACCCACGACGCCATCGAGGCGATCGGCGGGAAGCACCACCACGGCCGGGACGAACAGCCGGACAAGTCGATGCGCGACCACGACGAGCAGCTGCGGGACGAGGAGGTCGACCGCATCTACAACGTCTACCTCCCGCAGGAACATTTCGCGCTGTTCGAGGACCACCTCCGGTCGCGGGTGTTCCCCGAGTGCGAGGGGACGGTGAGCATTCAGGAACTGACGGCCGAACTCGGCCGGGCGAACGCCGAAGTCAACGACGCGGAGGGGATCGAGGAGGGCGCTGGCATCGCCGCCGCGGCGTACGAGAACGACGTGCCGATCTACTGCCCCGCCGTGCAGGACTCCGTGCTCGGCCTGCAGGCGTGGATGTACTCCCAGACGAGCGAGTTCTCGCTCGACGCCCTGGCAGACATGACGCCGCTGACGGACCTCGCGTTCGACGCCGAGCGGGCCGGCGCGATGGTCGTCGGCGGCGGCGTCCCGAAGAACTTCGTCCTCCAGACGATGCTGGTCGCCCCCTCCGCGTACGACTTCGCGGTCCAGCTGACGATGGACCCGCCGAACACCGGCGGCCTCTCCGGCGCGACGCTCGACGAAGCGCGCTCGTGGGGGAAAATAGAGAAGGCCGGCCGCAACGCCAGCGTGTACGCCGACGCCACCATTACGCTCCCGCTGGTCGTCGCCGCGGCGCGCGAACGGATCGGGGAGTAG
- a CDS encoding DUF4112 domain-containing protein: MSQETLEAEAVEALVGGERAALKRMDLVSTLLDDAIRIPGTDFRIGLDPIVGALPVAGDSVMSLVSLYVVLEAVNLGASTTLVARMLLNVAIDATIGSIPLLGTVFDAVWKANRRNVRLVERHVDVGG; this comes from the coding sequence ATGTCACAGGAGACCCTCGAAGCCGAGGCCGTCGAGGCGCTCGTCGGCGGGGAGCGGGCCGCGCTGAAACGGATGGACCTCGTCAGCACGCTGCTCGACGACGCGATCCGGATCCCCGGCACCGACTTCCGCATCGGTCTCGACCCCATCGTCGGCGCGCTCCCGGTCGCCGGCGACTCGGTCATGTCGCTGGTCTCGCTGTACGTCGTCCTCGAAGCGGTCAACCTCGGCGCGTCGACGACCCTCGTGGCCCGGATGCTTCTCAACGTCGCCATCGATGCGACCATCGGGTCGATCCCGCTGCTCGGCACCGTCTTCGACGCGGTCTGGAAGGCGAACCGCCGGAACGTCCGCCTCGTCGAGCGCCACGTCGACGTGGGCGGGTAG
- a CDS encoding translation initiation factor eIF-1A — translation MSEESGRRNLRMPDDDELFAVVTEHNGGNHVRVRCEDGKSRMGRIPGRMKYRTWIEEDDVVLVEPWDWQDEKANIEWRYTGQDADQLRREGHID, via the coding sequence GTGAGTGAAGAATCAGGGCGACGGAATCTCCGAATGCCCGACGACGACGAACTGTTCGCCGTGGTGACCGAACACAACGGCGGGAACCACGTCCGCGTCCGCTGTGAGGACGGCAAGAGCCGCATGGGCCGGATCCCCGGTCGCATGAAGTACCGGACCTGGATCGAAGAGGACGACGTGGTGCTCGTCGAACCGTGGGACTGGCAGGACGAGAAGGCGAACATCGAGTGGCGCTACACGGGGCAGGACGCCGACCAGCTCCGACGCGAAGGCCACATCGACTGA
- a CDS encoding VOC family protein, which translates to MSDDDQGEIPVTADRPDSPIHVTGTDHMTLIGSNEEDTVEFYRDLLGMPLVLRQPNLDDPDSTHLFFDTGDGRIITFFVTDDRQSNPQPHRHRAGSVHHLSFSIDAERFADVKQALDEAGHGYNEFDRGIFHSLYTRDHNGLVIELATDKYDVPDDRRGEVLATAQRIRVEDGSDFAEAEHLEAALDELGIDSEPVELPDAPTGAGVE; encoded by the coding sequence ATGAGCGACGACGATCAGGGGGAGATCCCCGTCACCGCGGACCGACCGGACAGCCCGATCCACGTCACCGGCACCGACCACATGACGCTGATCGGCAGCAACGAGGAGGACACCGTCGAGTTCTACCGCGACCTGCTCGGGATGCCGCTGGTGCTCCGGCAGCCGAACCTCGACGATCCTGACTCGACGCACCTGTTTTTCGACACCGGCGACGGGCGGATCATCACCTTCTTCGTCACCGACGACCGGCAGTCGAACCCGCAGCCACACCGCCACCGGGCGGGGTCCGTGCATCACCTCTCCTTCAGCATCGACGCGGAGCGGTTCGCCGACGTGAAGCAGGCGCTGGACGAGGCCGGGCACGGCTACAACGAGTTCGACCGCGGCATCTTCCACTCGCTGTACACCCGGGACCACAACGGGCTGGTGATCGAACTGGCGACCGACAAGTACGACGTGCCCGACGACCGCCGCGGCGAGGTGCTGGCGACGGCCCAGCGCATCCGCGTCGAGGACGGGTCCGACTTCGCCGAAGCCGAACATCTTGAGGCCGCGCTCGACGAACTCGGCATCGACAGCGAGCCGGTCGAACTGCCCGACGCGCCGACCGGCGCGGGCGTGGAGTGA
- a CDS encoding ABC transporter ATP-binding protein, whose translation MSTDRTVDADLIEAYRERIDHPIWELFRRYGRGSRRWFGLGLLASILARFLSLVPPVVLGTALDAVFRDDEPFELPLVPAAWLPDTAWAQFEFSVAAMAVAMVGAALLNFVRQASLNLFSHRVKHEVRTATYQRMQRLDMSFFNEVQTGELMSILSNDTNRLEQFLDDMMSQAIQLGVLLLGTAVVLVWLNEQLAVVTLVVIPLAGVFTYWFMRLAEDRYADVRSSVGDLNSRLENNLNGIEVIKASNTEAHEDERVREHSYRYFRLDWLALRLNFVYRPGLQALTAVAFVATFVVGGVWLLQGPPGPFAGELSAGDLVIFLLLTQRLVEPLAQMGNIVDRYEDARASTKRILGLMDLPTGIEDAPDAVELDDPEGRVEYDDVTFGYDESSVLRNVDFDVEPGETVGLVGPTGAGKTTVVKLLLRLYDVDDGAVRVDGHDVRDVTLESLRDAMGYVGQENFLFDGTVRENIRYGEFDASDEAVVEAAKRAEAHEFITNLSDGYDTDIGERGVKLSGGQRQRVAIARTILQRPSILIFDEATSAVDTETELLIQRSIDELAADRTTFVIAHRLSTVRDADTILVVEDGEIVERGSHDELIDADGLYSNLWRVQAGEIGDLPDEFVERASERVAQGPLDGGED comes from the coding sequence GTGAGCACGGACCGGACGGTAGACGCCGACCTGATCGAGGCGTACCGCGAGCGGATCGACCACCCCATCTGGGAGCTGTTCCGACGCTACGGTCGGGGGAGCCGTCGCTGGTTCGGGCTCGGACTGCTGGCGAGCATCCTCGCGCGCTTCCTCTCACTGGTCCCGCCGGTCGTGCTCGGCACCGCGCTGGACGCGGTGTTTCGCGACGACGAGCCGTTCGAACTGCCGCTGGTTCCGGCGGCGTGGCTGCCCGACACGGCGTGGGCGCAGTTCGAGTTCTCCGTCGCCGCGATGGCCGTGGCGATGGTCGGGGCGGCCCTCCTCAACTTCGTCCGGCAGGCGTCGCTCAACCTCTTCTCCCACCGCGTGAAACACGAGGTGCGGACGGCGACCTACCAGCGGATGCAGCGGCTGGACATGAGCTTCTTCAACGAGGTTCAGACGGGCGAGCTGATGTCGATCCTCTCGAACGACACGAACCGGCTGGAGCAGTTCCTCGACGACATGATGAGCCAGGCGATCCAGCTCGGCGTCCTGCTGCTCGGGACCGCCGTCGTCCTCGTCTGGCTCAACGAGCAGCTCGCGGTCGTGACGCTGGTCGTCATCCCGCTCGCCGGGGTCTTCACCTACTGGTTCATGCGGCTGGCGGAGGACCGCTACGCCGACGTTCGCTCCTCGGTCGGCGACCTGAACAGCCGGCTGGAGAACAACCTGAACGGCATCGAGGTGATCAAGGCCAGCAACACGGAGGCCCACGAGGACGAGCGCGTCCGCGAGCACTCCTACCGCTACTTCCGGCTGGACTGGCTCGCCCTGCGGCTGAACTTCGTCTACCGGCCCGGGCTGCAGGCGCTGACCGCCGTCGCGTTCGTCGCGACGTTCGTCGTCGGCGGCGTCTGGCTCCTGCAGGGGCCGCCGGGGCCGTTTGCGGGCGAACTGAGCGCCGGCGACCTCGTCATCTTCCTCCTGCTCACCCAGCGACTCGTCGAACCGCTCGCGCAGATGGGCAACATCGTCGACCGGTACGAGGACGCCCGCGCCTCGACCAAGCGCATCCTCGGGCTGATGGACCTGCCGACCGGGATCGAAGACGCCCCGGACGCGGTCGAACTCGACGACCCCGAGGGCCGCGTCGAGTACGACGACGTGACGTTCGGCTACGACGAGTCGTCCGTCCTGCGGAACGTCGACTTCGACGTCGAACCCGGCGAGACGGTGGGGCTGGTCGGGCCGACCGGCGCGGGCAAGACGACGGTCGTGAAGCTCCTGCTGCGCCTGTACGACGTGGACGACGGCGCGGTCCGGGTCGACGGCCACGACGTGCGTGACGTGACGCTGGAGAGCCTCCGCGACGCGATGGGCTACGTCGGGCAGGAGAACTTCCTGTTCGACGGCACCGTCCGCGAGAACATCCGGTACGGCGAGTTCGACGCGAGCGACGAGGCGGTCGTCGAGGCGGCCAAGCGCGCCGAGGCCCACGAGTTCATCACCAACCTCTCCGACGGCTACGACACCGACATCGGCGAGCGCGGCGTGAAGCTCTCCGGCGGCCAGCGCCAGCGCGTCGCCATCGCTCGGACCATCCTCCAGCGCCCGTCGATCCTGATCTTCGACGAGGCCACGTCGGCGGTCGACACGGAGACGGAACTGCTGATCCAGCGGTCGATCGACGAACTCGCGGCCGACCGGACGACGTTCGTCATCGCCCACCGGCTCTCGACGGTCCGGGACGCCGACACGATCCTCGTCGTCGAGGACGGCGAAATCGTCGAGCGCGGGAGCCACGACGAACTGATCGACGCGGACGGCCTCTACAGCAACCTCTGGCGCGTGCAGGCCGGCGAGATCGGCGACCTCCCCGACGAGTTCGTCGAGCGGGCGAGCGAGCGCGTCGCGCAGGGACCCCTCGACGGCGGGGAGGACTGA
- a CDS encoding alpha/beta fold hydrolase — MDSTDPSDLRGVTVSGDPDGSPVVFVHGATLTRAQWLPQTAALSGVRAITFDLPGHGERADETFRFERALDLLDRVVRKVADGSAVVVGLSLGGYLATAYAADNPDRVDALVISGSSANPTGLLGVLTRIVGALSRLASRLGPVRRAYSSLWERAVEAFDIEPDHRDAIVDGGFYLRPFGEAGRDLAGRDFRAEFGRYPGPALVLNGEDDALARRGEDAHAAATTDARVEVVEDAGHTCNLHRATAYTEAVERFYREAVPTEVGRGGS; from the coding sequence ATGGACAGTACGGACCCGAGCGACCTGCGCGGCGTCACCGTGAGCGGCGACCCGGACGGGTCACCCGTCGTGTTCGTCCACGGCGCGACGCTGACGCGTGCGCAGTGGCTCCCGCAAACGGCGGCGCTCTCCGGCGTTCGCGCGATAACGTTCGACCTGCCCGGCCACGGCGAGCGCGCGGACGAGACATTCCGGTTCGAGCGCGCGCTGGACCTGCTCGACCGTGTCGTCCGCAAAGTCGCGGACGGGAGCGCCGTCGTCGTCGGGCTTTCGCTCGGCGGCTACCTCGCCACGGCCTACGCCGCGGACAACCCCGACAGGGTCGACGCGCTGGTGATCTCCGGCAGCAGCGCTAACCCGACCGGCCTGCTCGGCGTGCTCACCCGGATCGTCGGCGCGCTCTCGCGGCTTGCAAGCCGGCTCGGACCGGTCCGTCGCGCGTACAGTTCGCTCTGGGAGCGCGCCGTCGAGGCGTTCGACATCGAACCTGACCACCGCGACGCCATCGTCGATGGCGGGTTCTATCTGCGCCCGTTCGGCGAGGCGGGCCGCGACCTGGCGGGCCGGGACTTCCGCGCCGAGTTCGGCCGCTACCCCGGACCGGCGCTCGTGCTCAACGGCGAGGACGACGCGCTCGCCCGGCGCGGCGAGGACGCCCACGCCGCGGCCACGACCGACGCACGGGTCGAGGTGGTCGAGGACGCCGGCCACACCTGCAACCTCCACCGCGCGACGGCGTACACCGAGGCCGTCGAGCGGTTCTACCGGGAGGCGGTGCCGACGGAGGTCGGCCGTGGCGGGTCCTGA
- a CDS encoding phosphohydrolase, which produces MPEITVSDSLYDKLEEAAEDSELDDALWEMVYLFERGNNPAE; this is translated from the coding sequence ATGCCAGAAATCACGGTGTCCGACAGCCTGTACGACAAACTGGAAGAGGCGGCCGAGGACAGCGAACTCGACGACGCCCTGTGGGAGATGGTGTACCTGTTCGAGCGCGGCAACAACCCCGCCGAGTAA